The proteins below are encoded in one region of Fibrella aestuarina BUZ 2:
- a CDS encoding sensor histidine kinase has translation MTRPRFFSHYEWWYHLAMMPVLFPLGNYFFIGPRYFQQLDTFVAGTLVVFGLYWCSIITLTVVVRRVIARFPDVRQTHARLWVMLLAVAVCTVVLAIVDVWVYSLVPATGVRFTWQTVQAIWVLGGVFDVLLCTILGLFYTFEQWKQNATEAERLQQAVLQQQFDALKGQVNPHFLFNSLSSISALIGEDNALAERVVDDLAKVYRYMLQAGNRPLVPLGEELAFVGTYAQLLRVRYGAAIRIDLPADPAPAACVPPLCLQTLVDNALEHNSMSASRPLVIQVEPVAGPSVRVSNTRQRKSRVIVTTQHSLVNLTAKYRHLTDRPVQIEECTNTFSVTLPLLETPHDSVR, from the coding sequence GTGACCCGCCCCCGCTTCTTTTCCCACTATGAATGGTGGTACCACCTGGCCATGATGCCAGTGTTGTTTCCGCTGGGCAACTACTTCTTTATCGGACCGCGGTACTTTCAGCAGCTCGATACCTTCGTGGCAGGTACGTTGGTCGTGTTTGGGTTGTACTGGTGTTCCATCATTACCCTGACGGTGGTGGTGCGGCGGGTGATCGCGCGTTTCCCCGACGTGCGCCAGACGCACGCTCGTTTGTGGGTGATGCTGCTGGCGGTGGCCGTGTGTACGGTTGTGCTGGCGATCGTCGATGTGTGGGTCTACAGTCTGGTGCCCGCCACGGGTGTTCGGTTTACCTGGCAGACGGTGCAGGCCATCTGGGTGTTGGGCGGTGTGTTCGATGTGCTGCTTTGCACCATTTTGGGCCTGTTCTACACGTTTGAGCAATGGAAACAGAACGCCACCGAAGCCGAACGCCTGCAACAAGCCGTGTTGCAACAGCAGTTCGACGCACTCAAGGGGCAGGTCAACCCGCACTTTCTCTTCAACAGCCTCAGTTCCATCTCGGCCCTGATCGGGGAAGACAACGCTCTGGCTGAACGCGTCGTGGATGATTTGGCCAAGGTGTACCGCTACATGCTACAGGCGGGCAACCGGCCGCTGGTGCCCTTGGGGGAGGAGCTGGCTTTTGTGGGTACGTATGCGCAGCTGCTGCGGGTACGGTACGGGGCGGCCATCCGCATCGACCTGCCTGCCGACCCGGCCCCTGCTGCCTGCGTGCCGCCCTTGTGTCTGCAAACGCTGGTGGACAATGCGCTGGAGCACAACAGCATGTCGGCAAGCCGGCCCCTGGTTATTCAGGTGGAGCCGGTAGCAGGGCCGTCGGTTCGGGTGAGCAATACCCGGCAGCGCAAAAGTCGGGTCATCGTGACCACGCAGCATAGCCTGGTGAACCTGACGGCCAAATACCGGCACCTGACTGACAGGCCTGTTCAGATCGAGGAATGCACCAATACCTTCAGCGTGACGTTGCCCCTGCTCGAAACGCCGCATGATTCGGTCCGCTGA
- a CDS encoding sensor histidine kinase, whose product MNAPAHPLHQLNDKWMRIVGVPLLALLGQWVMYGYTSVPYPDDWRIPFFFMLGSVLVWEVNRQGIMLSRQRYPNLPQTRQRVLFQLLWFVTFSTLIRITQTAFYHWLNLWPTEDYLLFKPYFFNTLVSVVGTIQVAACYEGIYLYRCWRASYTETVELKKENLQSQLESLKTQINPHFLFNNLNSLSALISSDAPLAEEFLDQLSSVYRYLLQQNTRDLCPLSDEIQFIEAYFHLIKTRFGDGICLEMAVDPTYLSFQVPPLTLQLLFENAIKHNIISSSRPLTIRLYTQDKYLIVENNLQKKKLSVPSSQIGLQNIMLKYKLLDQSTVTVHQDDLRFLVKVPLITPAVDADALLL is encoded by the coding sequence ATGAACGCACCCGCCCATCCCCTGCACCAGCTAAACGACAAGTGGATGCGCATCGTGGGAGTGCCGCTCCTGGCCTTGTTGGGGCAATGGGTTATGTATGGCTACACCAGCGTCCCCTACCCCGACGACTGGCGGATTCCGTTTTTCTTCATGCTGGGATCGGTGCTGGTTTGGGAGGTCAACCGGCAGGGCATTATGCTATCGCGGCAACGCTACCCGAACCTGCCTCAAACCCGGCAGCGAGTGCTGTTTCAACTGCTTTGGTTCGTGACTTTCTCCACCCTCATCCGTATCACGCAAACGGCCTTTTACCACTGGCTAAACCTGTGGCCCACGGAAGATTACCTGCTTTTTAAGCCCTACTTTTTCAACACACTGGTGTCGGTAGTCGGCACCATTCAGGTGGCGGCCTGCTACGAGGGCATCTACCTGTATCGGTGCTGGCGGGCGTCGTATACCGAAACGGTCGAGCTGAAGAAAGAAAACCTGCAAAGCCAGCTCGAATCGCTGAAGACCCAGATCAACCCGCATTTTCTATTCAACAACCTCAATTCGCTCTCGGCCCTGATCAGCAGCGACGCCCCCCTGGCCGAGGAATTTCTGGATCAGCTGTCGTCGGTGTATCGCTACCTGCTTCAGCAGAACACCCGCGACTTGTGCCCGCTGAGCGATGAAATTCAGTTTATCGAGGCCTATTTCCACCTCATCAAAACCCGCTTCGGCGACGGCATCTGCCTGGAGATGGCCGTCGACCCAACGTACCTGTCGTTCCAGGTACCACCGCTGACGTTGCAACTGCTGTTTGAAAATGCCATCAAGCACAACATCATTTCGAGCAGCCGCCCCCTCACCATCCGGCTTTACACGCAGGACAAGTACCTGATTGTCGAAAACAATTTGCAGAAGAAAAAACTATCGGTGCCATCGAGCCAGATCGGTCTGCAAAACATCATGCTGAAATACAAACTACTCGACCAGTCGACGGTGACGGTTCATCAAGACGACCTGCGTTTTCTGGTCAAAGTGCCCCTCATCACGCCCGCCGTCGACGCTGACGCCTTGTTGCTTTAG
- a CDS encoding sensor histidine kinase: MTIPRFLLPVHQLVERSRPAFFSRNEWWFHLALALVSFPIGNYLFFGQSYLSEGSVFIAGSLVGLLMYGSSVVVLTLLVRRIMAHYTGSQRTLQRTLVMIGLVSLTAMLLNLIELYVCSRLSLFRIGFTWQTIKAMWLIIVTYVGIFCLVLNLFYAYTEWKKEQVEIEQLRNQALQRQFDALKGQVNPHFLFNSLSSISALIGEDNALAERFVDDLAKVYRYMLQAGNRPLVPLGEELTFVGTYAQLLRVRYGAAIRIELPVIVNDPPGYLPPLSLQTLVDNALEHNSMSANRPLVIQVRVGPLLTVAVVNSLQRKKRHLAINQRSLSALMAQFQHLITTPVRIDETDATFSVTLPLVHDIVAVH; the protein is encoded by the coding sequence ATGACGATTCCGAGGTTCCTGCTGCCCGTACACCAGCTCGTTGAGCGATCGCGCCCGGCCTTTTTTTCGAGGAATGAATGGTGGTTTCATCTCGCGCTGGCGCTGGTGTCGTTTCCCATCGGGAACTACCTCTTTTTCGGTCAATCGTATTTGAGCGAGGGGTCTGTCTTCATAGCCGGTAGCCTGGTGGGGCTGTTGATGTATGGCAGTTCGGTGGTGGTGCTGACGCTCCTGGTTCGGCGGATCATGGCCCATTATACGGGTTCTCAGCGGACGTTGCAGCGAACGCTGGTGATGATTGGGCTGGTAAGCCTGACGGCCATGCTGCTGAACCTGATCGAATTATACGTCTGTAGTCGCCTATCGTTGTTTCGGATCGGGTTCACCTGGCAAACGATCAAGGCGATGTGGCTGATTATCGTGACTTACGTGGGCATTTTTTGCCTTGTCCTGAATCTTTTCTACGCCTATACGGAGTGGAAAAAAGAGCAGGTCGAAATCGAACAGTTGCGTAATCAGGCGTTGCAACGGCAGTTCGACGCACTCAAGGGGCAGGTCAACCCGCACTTTCTCTTCAATAGCCTCAGTTCCATCTCGGCCCTGATCGGGGAAGACAACGCCCTGGCTGAACGCTTCGTGGACGATTTGGCCAAAGTGTACCGCTACATGCTACAGGCGGGTAACCGGCCGCTGGTGCCCCTGGGTGAGGAGCTGACTTTTGTGGGTACGTATGCGCAGCTGCTGCGGGTACGGTACGGGGCGGCCATCCGCATCGAGTTGCCCGTGATTGTAAACGACCCGCCGGGGTATCTGCCGCCGTTGAGCCTGCAAACGCTGGTGGACAATGCGCTGGAGCACAACAGTATGTCGGCCAATCGGCCATTGGTCATTCAGGTAAGGGTTGGCCCATTGCTGACGGTGGCGGTGGTTAACTCGCTACAACGAAAAAAGCGCCACCTGGCTATAAATCAGCGCAGCCTGTCGGCGCTGATGGCTCAATTTCAGCACCTGATCACTACACCGGTACGTATCGACGAAACCGACGCCACGTTTAGCGTAACGCTGCCGCTGGTGCACGACATCGTGGCGGTTCACTAA
- a CDS encoding carboxypeptidase-like regulatory domain-containing protein: MNRSQPVCLLMSTVLLLGGLSLTACTKTNIDPTDPIDGPGGKAGYLVGTVTDPHGKALPRATIYTDNTVFKGRGSEVKTSSDGTYQLQLVKNLGQWVAKGYILKQYNDRVYKISLDPDNADSFTDAEKPVRNFRWKLTGHIPDLSLDLYYGGTLEMSRDLNANELRDNENVEFTLTPVGPLIDGSTGKPLTLRAKRRYDTFLKDIPMGRYRITAVYKPTGQALRVCDYYNDSDYTYASSVTVDFTGTESATRANMMGISYTNR; this comes from the coding sequence ATGAATCGCTCCCAACCCGTCTGCCTGCTCATGAGCACGGTCCTGCTGCTCGGCGGCCTCAGCCTCACGGCCTGCACGAAAACCAACATCGACCCTACCGATCCGATCGACGGTCCGGGCGGTAAGGCTGGTTATCTGGTGGGCACCGTAACCGATCCACACGGCAAGGCCCTGCCCCGGGCAACGATCTACACCGACAACACCGTCTTTAAAGGGCGGGGTTCTGAGGTGAAGACAAGCAGCGACGGCACCTACCAGCTTCAACTGGTCAAAAACCTCGGCCAATGGGTGGCCAAAGGGTACATCCTGAAACAATACAACGACCGGGTTTACAAAATCAGCCTTGACCCTGACAACGCCGATTCGTTCACCGACGCTGAAAAGCCGGTCCGCAACTTCCGCTGGAAACTGACCGGCCACATCCCCGACCTGAGTCTTGATCTGTATTACGGTGGTACGCTGGAGATGTCGCGCGACCTGAACGCCAATGAGCTGCGTGACAACGAAAACGTCGAGTTTACGCTGACGCCGGTAGGCCCGCTGATCGACGGGTCGACGGGAAAACCGCTCACCCTGCGCGCCAAACGCCGCTACGATACCTTTCTGAAAGATATCCCGATGGGCCGCTACCGGATCACCGCCGTTTATAAACCCACCGGGCAGGCCTTGCGGGTGTGCGATTATTACAACGACAGCGACTACACCTACGCCTCGTCGGTAACCGTCGACTTCACCGGCACCGAATCGGCAACCCGGGCCAACATGATGGGTATCAGCTACACCAACCGCTAA
- a CDS encoding ligand-binding sensor domain-containing protein: MSVSNRRHPESGWLLATLVGLLTTLPTLAQQPDPSFERFTTDEGLASDYVTALLKDRRGFLWVGTSNGLSRFDGQRFKTYRRRNVPNSLLGNYVVNEGLTEAPDGILWIATNRGLCRFDPVSEQFRAIPIPPQRDGQADNDYTSPLRFDRQGFGWFSSKYSLYRLDPKTDRLTAYPLPTVIDNAYAEAYIDRRGRCWLNHAGRLYQFDPGRGQFRHCLAINRQQQADSTVQFRSFYEDAQGRLLLSGSQGVWQFEASRNAFIPAADLPTSFVLALQADRLPNGQAFWWLGGGPSGLMAHVPGTQHPSSFERHTDDRLSHNGGAALTFLRDPQSGIVWIGTDMGLEKVDRYAIRFRRKLLTPASSNARPAFVASVRPDTRDDNTAWLAVRGMGLVRWNRQSGALTPVSFGTQPERRDALSVAQDGRGRVWVGMRGGVGRYDPASGRADFINAFIPASQRAGQGFSAVFADRQGRVWLGSEHDGLFWYDPETDRINPWPLPTPPRLGFVRRIQEDSRGRIWVLTGAGLYQLDPPTGQTRHVLLHGAPIQPTDLLQSTFSIDRHDGLWVSGIGFVARADTSGRVQRTYTLANGLQAEHTFGIQDDAQGHIWLATDDRLHELDPRTGRFRYYDKGSGLIEKMVFQPGELSLNRRGELFIGYSGGFNYVQTADLHPNPTPPPVVITDLRINNVPRSLATPVVLQPGETTLTLDFVALNFSRADQNQYAYRLDGFDQNWVPTTDRQATYTNLAPGTYTFRVKAANNDGVWNPTGAALTLRVAPAYWQTGWFRLLCGALVLGILYAIYQNREAQRRRLDAVRERIAKDLHDDIGSTLSSIRVFSDVVQAQIAPVRPEAVPLLQRISTNATTLSESMQDIIWTVQPKNNRLQDVITRLREFGLRMAEAKDIRFTMQVADAFDSLTLDMEQRRNLYLIGKESINNAIKYANCSRIDITLSLTGRQLRMTIQDDGVGFDAATAHAGNGLANLHQRARDIGGTLHLTTASGQGTRIDLELTV; the protein is encoded by the coding sequence ATGAGTGTTTCGAACCGACGGCATCCAGAAAGTGGCTGGTTACTGGCCACCCTCGTCGGGCTGTTGACCACGTTGCCGACGTTGGCCCAACAGCCCGATCCGTCGTTTGAACGCTTCACCACCGACGAAGGACTGGCCAGTGATTATGTGACGGCCCTGCTGAAAGATCGGCGTGGTTTTCTGTGGGTAGGCACCAGCAACGGGCTGAGCCGCTTCGACGGGCAACGGTTTAAAACCTACCGCCGCCGCAACGTACCCAACAGCCTGCTGGGCAATTATGTGGTCAACGAAGGGCTCACCGAAGCCCCTGACGGCATTCTCTGGATAGCTACCAACCGGGGGCTTTGCCGGTTCGATCCGGTCAGCGAGCAGTTCCGGGCCATTCCCATTCCGCCCCAGCGCGACGGGCAGGCCGACAACGATTATACCTCGCCCCTGCGCTTCGACAGGCAGGGATTCGGCTGGTTTTCGTCGAAGTACAGCCTCTACCGCCTCGACCCGAAAACCGATCGCCTGACCGCCTATCCCCTGCCGACCGTTATCGACAATGCCTACGCCGAAGCCTACATCGACCGGCGCGGGCGCTGTTGGCTCAACCACGCCGGTCGGCTCTACCAGTTTGACCCCGGCCGTGGGCAGTTCAGGCATTGTTTGGCCATAAACCGCCAGCAACAGGCCGACTCGACCGTTCAGTTTCGCAGTTTCTACGAAGACGCACAGGGGCGGCTGTTGCTATCGGGCAGTCAGGGCGTCTGGCAGTTCGAGGCGAGCCGAAACGCGTTTATACCCGCGGCCGATCTGCCCACGTCGTTTGTGTTGGCCCTGCAGGCCGATCGGCTCCCCAACGGGCAGGCCTTCTGGTGGCTGGGGGGCGGGCCAAGTGGCCTGATGGCCCACGTACCCGGCACGCAACACCCAAGCTCGTTTGAGCGCCATACCGACGACCGGCTCAGCCACAACGGCGGGGCGGCCCTAACGTTTCTGCGTGATCCTCAATCGGGCATTGTCTGGATCGGCACGGACATGGGCCTGGAAAAAGTCGATCGGTACGCCATCCGGTTTCGGCGCAAGCTACTAACCCCGGCCAGCTCCAACGCCCGCCCCGCGTTTGTGGCCTCCGTCCGGCCCGATACCCGCGACGACAACACGGCCTGGCTCGCCGTACGGGGGATGGGGCTGGTTCGTTGGAATCGGCAGTCGGGCGCGCTGACGCCGGTGTCGTTCGGTACCCAGCCCGAGCGGCGCGATGCCCTGTCGGTGGCGCAGGATGGCCGGGGGCGTGTGTGGGTAGGTATGCGGGGCGGCGTCGGGCGGTATGACCCAGCCTCGGGCCGAGCCGATTTTATCAATGCGTTTATCCCCGCGTCGCAGCGCGCCGGGCAAGGGTTTAGCGCCGTTTTTGCCGACCGGCAGGGCCGCGTCTGGCTGGGTTCCGAACACGACGGGCTCTTCTGGTACGACCCCGAAACCGATCGGATCAACCCCTGGCCGTTGCCAACGCCGCCCCGCCTGGGCTTCGTGCGCCGCATTCAGGAAGACAGCCGGGGCCGCATTTGGGTGCTGACGGGCGCAGGCCTCTATCAGCTCGACCCGCCAACGGGCCAAACGCGCCACGTTCTGCTGCACGGTGCCCCCATTCAACCCACCGATCTGCTTCAGAGCACGTTTTCCATCGACCGCCACGACGGCCTGTGGGTATCGGGCATTGGGTTTGTGGCGCGAGCCGACACCAGTGGGCGTGTACAACGTACCTACACCCTCGCCAATGGCCTACAGGCCGAGCATACCTTCGGCATTCAGGACGATGCACAGGGACACATCTGGCTGGCGACCGACGACCGCCTGCATGAACTCGACCCCCGCACCGGCCGCTTTCGCTACTACGACAAAGGCAGCGGGCTAATCGAAAAAATGGTGTTTCAGCCGGGCGAACTCAGCCTCAACCGCCGGGGTGAACTGTTCATCGGTTACTCCGGTGGCTTCAACTACGTGCAAACCGCCGACCTGCACCCCAACCCCACGCCCCCGCCAGTCGTGATCACTGACCTGCGGATCAACAACGTACCCAGATCGTTGGCCACGCCCGTAGTGCTTCAGCCCGGTGAAACCACCCTGACGCTCGATTTTGTGGCGCTGAACTTCAGCCGGGCCGATCAGAACCAGTACGCCTACCGCCTCGACGGCTTTGACCAGAACTGGGTACCCACCACCGACCGGCAGGCTACTTACACCAACCTCGCGCCTGGTACGTATACGTTCCGGGTAAAAGCCGCCAACAACGACGGCGTCTGGAACCCGACGGGCGCGGCACTAACCCTGCGCGTGGCACCGGCCTATTGGCAAACAGGCTGGTTCCGGCTGCTGTGTGGGGCGCTGGTGCTGGGCATTCTCTACGCCATCTACCAGAACCGGGAAGCCCAGCGCCGCCGACTCGACGCTGTCCGCGAACGCATCGCCAAAGACCTGCACGACGACATCGGTAGCACGCTCAGCAGCATTCGCGTCTTCAGCGACGTGGTGCAGGCGCAGATTGCCCCCGTCAGGCCCGAGGCGGTGCCGCTGTTGCAGCGCATCAGCACCAACGCCACCACGCTTTCGGAGTCGATGCAGGACATTATCTGGACGGTTCAGCCCAAAAACAACCGCCTTCAGGACGTGATCACGCGCCTGCGGGAGTTTGGGCTGCGGATGGCCGAGGCCAAAGACATCCGGTTTACGATGCAGGTAGCCGACGCCTTCGACAGCCTTACCCTCGACATGGAACAACGCCGCAACCTGTACCTTATCGGCAAGGAAAGCATCAACAACGCCATCAAATACGCCAATTGTTCGCGCATCGACATCACCCTGAGCCTCACGGGCCGACAGCTACGGATGACGATTCAGGACGACGGCGTTGGGTTCGACGCCGCTACGGCCCATGCGGGTAACGGCCTCGCCAACCTGCATCAGCGCGCCCGCGACATCGGCGGCACCTTGCACCTGACCACCGCGTCGGGCCAGGGTACACGCATCGACTTGGAGCTAACGGTGTAG
- a CDS encoding response regulator, which produces MTVVYYEDNRELREGMSFLIQATSGLTLLGAFPNCHNLPDEMRALQPDVVLMDIDMPGLSGIDAVPLVKATAPNAQVLMLTVFDDDDKIFRAIRNGASGYLLKHTPPSDIIAALFDLHRGGSPMTASIARKVLQHFQHPPAAVAPVANQADYHLSARELEIVRGLVAGYSYKLIADDLHISIDTVRSHIRSVYDKLQVNSKTEAILKAMREGLV; this is translated from the coding sequence ATGACTGTCGTTTATTACGAAGATAACCGCGAATTACGCGAAGGCATGTCGTTCCTCATTCAGGCGACGTCGGGCCTGACGCTACTCGGTGCGTTTCCCAATTGCCACAACCTGCCCGACGAGATGCGCGCGCTCCAGCCCGACGTGGTGCTGATGGATATCGACATGCCCGGCCTGAGTGGCATCGACGCGGTGCCGCTGGTGAAAGCCACGGCCCCCAACGCTCAGGTGCTGATGCTGACGGTTTTCGACGATGACGACAAGATTTTCCGGGCCATCCGCAACGGGGCCAGTGGTTACCTGCTCAAACACACGCCCCCGTCCGACATCATCGCGGCGCTGTTCGATCTGCACCGGGGCGGCTCGCCCATGACGGCCAGCATTGCCCGCAAAGTGCTGCAACATTTTCAGCATCCGCCCGCCGCCGTGGCCCCGGTTGCCAATCAGGCCGATTATCACCTCTCGGCCCGCGAGCTGGAAATTGTGCGGGGGCTGGTGGCGGGCTACAGCTACAAACTCATCGCCGACGATCTGCACATCAGCATCGACACCGTACGTTCCCACATCCGCAGCGTCTACGACAAGCTACAGGTCAACTCCAAAACCGAGGCAATTCTGAAAGCGATGCGGGAAGGGCTGGTTTAA
- a CDS encoding TonB-dependent receptor domain-containing protein, with the protein MQTATKPLYRMASGSDFCLLISLGTFFLMILLSFALQAQQLAWVTISGQVRTADGSPASFATVLLTNAADSTLVKGAVADADGRYVIQTTKSGTFRIAASQVGSTNVYGPRFTLAPDQLSAEQPTLILREAVKTLGEVSVSAKKPFIEQLPDKTVLNVENSIVAAGGTALDVLERAPGVLVDSQNDRITLKGRDGTLVMIDGKPTYLSAQEVVNLLRNTPSNTVETIELISNPSAKYDAAGNAGIINIRLKRGSRAGGTNGSATVGGGYGRFPKASAGLTLNHRAGPLSLFSNYNYDHRESYGSVDARRIFGAGDSLTTVRNLGYRPNTARNHTIKLGADYSIGKRTTAGLLVNGLLSDNDARIDNSNLIYNARNELQQTVTMVNTSTRAMQRLSANAYLKHSFDTLGRELTVDIDASRVTIRPQDDMVTRYANAANEEIKPALTQRNLPPSTVTIRAAKADYVHPLGKGVRLEAGGKLSYVTSDNDLRFETLTNGTYVPDPQRTNQFLYDETIAAGYVNGSREAGKWQLQAGLRAEHTRSVGNSVTTSRVVDRQYLDLFPSVFVTYSASPDHQWRASYSRRIDRPNYQDLNPFIYVMDPYTYREGNPFLHPQYTNALQLGYTYKNETSVSLSYNHTTDVITGVNDQMGQVLRVTTVNLAALDNVNLSVGMPIKPTRWWTIRPSADVFWNAYNAAFGGQRLDYRQLSANVTLNQSFVLPHGLTAELSGFYNSPLVYGQLHFGGLGQLSAGLQKSLWRKTASLRVNVSDLLYTMRPVGRINYGATNLTFTNRGESRVARLTFTWNFGNQTLKTARQRRSGVEDEQGRIGG; encoded by the coding sequence ATGCAAACCGCTACTAAACCCCTCTATCGCATGGCTTCCGGCTCCGATTTCTGCCTGCTGATCAGCCTGGGTACGTTCTTCCTGATGATCCTGCTTTCGTTTGCCCTTCAGGCGCAACAGCTGGCGTGGGTCACCATCTCTGGGCAGGTCCGCACGGCCGACGGAAGCCCCGCTTCCTTCGCGACCGTGCTGCTTACCAACGCCGCCGACTCCACCCTGGTGAAGGGCGCCGTTGCCGACGCCGACGGCCGCTACGTGATTCAGACCACTAAAAGCGGGACCTTTCGGATCGCCGCGTCGCAGGTTGGTTCGACCAACGTATACGGCCCACGATTCACGCTCGCGCCCGATCAGCTCAGCGCCGAGCAGCCCACCCTGATCCTAAGGGAGGCCGTGAAGACGCTCGGTGAAGTAAGCGTGTCCGCGAAAAAGCCCTTCATCGAACAACTACCCGACAAGACGGTGCTCAACGTGGAAAACAGCATCGTAGCGGCGGGCGGCACAGCCCTCGACGTGCTCGAACGGGCACCCGGCGTGCTGGTCGACAGCCAGAACGACCGCATCACGCTCAAAGGCCGCGACGGCACGCTCGTGATGATCGACGGCAAACCAACGTACCTGTCGGCGCAGGAAGTCGTGAACCTGCTGCGCAACACGCCGTCCAACACGGTCGAAACCATCGAACTGATTTCGAACCCATCGGCCAAATACGACGCGGCGGGCAACGCGGGGATCATCAACATCCGCCTGAAACGTGGCAGCCGGGCAGGCGGCACCAACGGCAGCGCCACCGTGGGGGGCGGGTATGGTCGTTTCCCCAAAGCCTCGGCGGGCCTGACCCTCAACCACCGCGCCGGTCCCTTGAGCCTGTTCAGCAATTACAATTACGACCACCGCGAGAGCTACGGCTCGGTGGACGCCCGGCGCATCTTTGGCGCGGGCGACTCGCTCACGACGGTGCGCAACCTCGGTTATCGGCCCAACACGGCCCGTAACCATACCATCAAGCTGGGCGCCGATTACAGCATCGGCAAACGCACGACGGCCGGTTTGCTGGTCAACGGCCTGCTGAGCGACAACGACGCCCGCATCGACAACAGCAACCTGATCTACAACGCCCGCAACGAGCTGCAACAGACGGTAACGATGGTCAACACGTCGACCCGCGCCATGCAGCGGCTATCGGCCAACGCCTATCTCAAACACAGTTTCGACACACTGGGGCGCGAACTGACGGTTGATATCGACGCGTCACGGGTGACGATCCGGCCGCAGGACGACATGGTTACCCGCTACGCCAACGCCGCCAACGAGGAAATCAAACCTGCCCTGACGCAGCGCAACCTCCCCCCCTCGACAGTAACCATCCGGGCGGCCAAAGCCGATTACGTGCATCCGCTGGGGAAAGGCGTCCGGCTCGAAGCGGGTGGTAAACTCTCGTACGTAACCTCCGACAACGACCTGCGTTTCGAGACCCTCACTAACGGCACCTACGTACCCGACCCACAGCGCACCAACCAGTTTCTGTACGACGAAACCATCGCGGCGGGCTACGTCAATGGGAGCCGGGAAGCGGGCAAGTGGCAGCTACAGGCCGGCCTGCGGGCCGAGCACACCCGGTCGGTCGGCAACTCCGTCACGACCAGCCGCGTGGTCGATCGCCAATACCTTGATCTGTTTCCGAGCGTCTTTGTCACCTACAGCGCCAGCCCCGACCATCAATGGCGGGCATCGTATAGCCGCCGCATCGACCGGCCCAACTACCAGGACCTCAACCCGTTCATCTACGTAATGGACCCGTATACCTACCGCGAGGGCAACCCGTTTCTGCACCCGCAGTACACCAACGCGCTTCAGCTCGGCTACACCTACAAAAACGAAACCAGCGTTAGCCTGAGCTATAACCACACCACCGACGTCATCACGGGTGTCAACGACCAGATGGGGCAGGTGCTGCGCGTCACGACGGTCAACCTGGCCGCGCTCGACAACGTGAATCTAAGCGTGGGAATGCCCATCAAACCGACCCGCTGGTGGACGATCCGGCCCAGTGCCGATGTGTTCTGGAATGCCTACAACGCCGCATTTGGCGGCCAACGGCTCGACTACCGCCAACTGTCGGCCAACGTGACGCTGAACCAGAGTTTTGTGTTGCCGCACGGCCTTACCGCCGAACTGTCGGGTTTCTATAACTCGCCGCTGGTGTATGGACAACTGCATTTTGGTGGGCTGGGCCAACTCAGCGCGGGTCTGCAAAAGAGCCTGTGGCGGAAGACGGCCAGCCTGCGGGTCAACGTCAGCGATCTGCTCTACACCATGCGACCCGTCGGGCGCATCAACTACGGCGCTACCAACCTGACCTTCACCAACCGGGGCGAAAGCCGCGTGGCCCGGCTGACGTTCACCTGGAATTTCGGTAACCAAACGCTGAAAACGGCCCGACAACGCCGGTCGGGTGTCGAAGACGAACAAGGCCGCATCGGGGGCTGA